The following nucleotide sequence is from Manduca sexta isolate Smith_Timp_Sample1 unplaced genomic scaffold, JHU_Msex_v1.0 HiC_scaffold_1222, whole genome shotgun sequence.
AATCTATGGTAATCCAGGATTAAGTCTCATTTTATTTGGTCTCACTTTCAGATAAATTTAGGGATTTGTGTTAACTTCAGAACGTAAACGTCTAACAGCGTTACTTattttaaccgatttaaaaaatagaGTTTCTCAATTCAGCCTTTTCTTGAGCCATTCCTAATCCGAACCCTGTATTTTCTAGTACAATGCCTCCAGAAATGGCAGTGTCGATGCGCCGGACGAAGATGAAGGCGGAGGAGGTGGCGCTCATCGCCGGCGAGATCACTAAGCCCTCGTGGGAGTCGAGGAACGAGGGCATCCACGAGAGAGTCAGCTTCGAGGACACCATCTGGGGCTTCGACCTCGCCGGCGGCTCATATTACAAAACTCCGTTAAGAGTTACATTTGTAAGGACGATATGATTTAGTATAAATACTTTAGTACAACGAATTTTCAATCCTTTTTATTACTCGATAAAGACCGTCCGCGAGTTTTGTTCCTAGTTATCTAAATCCATTCAAAGGTTGTTTAGAAGAAATCGTCGATTGCAACAAGACTACCAATTTTACTTTCTGTTTGTTCATAAtctctattatatatttagatgtaGAATAGAtagtttaaatacataaataaatataaaacagaatttTATAAGTTCTTGCAGTGAGGTTAATCACCGTAATTACAGATATATAAACGATTTAAAGACTTTTcttgatatttgaaaatattttgacttgcatttacagattttgaaaaaatattacattagcGAAGCAGAAATTTAaacaatacttattatatacagCTTTCGATAAGGATCAATCACTCCATTTGGGCTAAATGATATAAAGcagaaaaaattgtattataagaCATGATTAAAATTTCCTCTTAACGAATAATTAACCGTCCCTAGAAAAGTCATAACCAGTCACTGTTTTACTCTACTTTCCTGATCACGCAACTCATTTAACAACGCCTAATATCTGACAGGTGAAGCCCGGCAGCAGGGCGGAGAGGGCTGGCATAAGGCCTGGGGACAGACTGCTGCGCATCAACGGCGTAGACACCTCC
It contains:
- the LOC119191230 gene encoding PDZ and LIM domain protein 4-like, which gives rise to MPPEMAVSMRRTKMKAEEVALIAGEITKPSWESRNEGIHERVSFEDTIWGFDLAGGSYYKTPLRVTFVKPGSRAERAGIRPGDRLLRINGVDTSTLTIQEAHDIIVKAGLYLHLNVTSPDDRSDAYYCYEDPI